The Electrophorus electricus isolate fEleEle1 chromosome 19, fEleEle1.pri, whole genome shotgun sequence genome has a segment encoding these proteins:
- the si:dkey-9k7.3 gene encoding circularly permutated Ras protein 1 gives MEFACSHVVCNWRSGSLTEGEIGQSEVLNQGLSSTLSCGLSRTHSEHPYDNRIAVIPEPMPSLTPPPVPPRQSIQKNRPRPTSLPPPVPPRGPEAKGQPHLKANVNVVSLKIGSLVDINKASSIQSNQKPVYCGKCRAVMSSVSITQTNPNSAEWCCEFCSNQNVLSQSELKMGRSPLSTPRGRDVLYVDDETDDDYMNLENMLVIFCVDISGSMSVTSEVSPGNSMRSPTYVSRLQAVQEALQMALSSLLKSSPHRRVAIVTFNDEVTVYGDGTGVPLSLRDWALMDYDHIREQGEKYCTPHCIAETFHSLTQRVKELREHGATALGPAALISIAMASQFTGSKVIICTDGRANIGLGQLEQESPNSPPPSPYLYNQLANHAAEKGVIVSVLTFEGEDCRLAEVGKLADHTGGRINIVNIGTVATEIQTALADNVLATNVVATLLAPEGLYFPFEEDNHRLVREIGNVTDGLEITFQFAIKADKVDTFLRKDRVPFQLQLSFKTRDLKKVTRVITQQKRVTTSSWVWAGSLNMSVLGVHCAQLCARLTMEGRILEAERQLKAQQDLFKDISQQKPSPKEESIYGNWISTMRTICKDLAVDAQEESRPSTTSTPSQASAKGLSDEAANVVYQMKRAQSVGESNQKKALLES, from the exons ATGGAGTTTGCTTGCAGTCATGTTGTATGTAACTGGAGGTCTGGGAGTCTAACAGAGGGTGAAATTGGCCAATCAGAAGTTTTAAATCAAG GGCTTTCCTCCACACTGTCCTGTGGTTTGTCCAGGACACATTCCGAGCATCCTTATGACAACCGCATTGCTGTCATTCCAGAACCAA tgccTTCTTTAACGCCACCACCGGTACCTCCTCGTCAGTCAATACAAAAAAATCGCCCAAGACCCACCTCACTGCCACCCCCAGTACCTCCTCGAG GGCCAGAGGCAAAAGGACAGCCTCACCTTAAAGCAAATGTAAACGTAGTGTCTCTCAAGATAGGAAGTTTGGTGGACATCAACAAAG CCTCCAGCATCCAAAGCAACCAGAAACCCGTGTACTGTGGAAAATGTAGAGCAGTCATGTCTTCTGTTAGCATcacacaaaccaacccaaaTTCAGCA GAATGGTGCTGTGAATTCTGCAGTAACCAGAATGTCCTCTCACAGAGTGAGCTGAAAATGGGCCGTTCTCCTCTTTCGACTCCTCGAGGCAGAGACGTGCTTTATGTTGACGATGAGACTGATGACGACTACATGAACTTGGAGAACATGCTGGTGATCTTCTGTGTAGACATTTCTGGAAGCATGAGCGTCACTTCTGAG gTGTCTCCTGGTAACAGCATGAGATCACCCACATATGTATCACGGCTGCAG gCTGTTCAAGAGGCCCTGCAGATGGCGTTGTCCTCCTTGCTGAAATCTTCACCTCACCGACGGGTGGCAATAGTCACCTTTAATGATGAG GTGACAGTGTATGGGGATGGGACGGgggttcctctctctctgcgggACTGGGCTCTGATGGACTATGACCATAtcagggagcagggagagaagTACTGCACACCACACTGCATCGCAGAGACCTTCCACAGCCTCACACAGAGAGTCAAGGA ATTAAGAGAGCATGGAGCCACAGCCCTGGGCCCTGCTGCACTCATCTCTATTGCCATGGCCTCTCAGTTcacagggtcaaag GTGATAATTTGCACAGATGGCCGGGCCAACATAGGCCTGGGTCAGTTAGAACAGGAATCCCCCAAttcccctccaccctcaccaTATTTGTACAACCAGTTAGCCAATCACGCTGCAGAAAAAGG AGTGATTGTGTCAGTACTGACATTTGAAGGGGAAGACTGTCGTTTGGCAGAAGTGGGGAAGCTAGCTGACCACACAggaggcaga ATCAATATAGTCAACATTGGTACAGTTGCCACGGAAATTCAGACTGCTTTGGCTGACAATGTCTTAGCAACTAATGTTGTAGCAACTCTACTGGCACCTGAGGGCTT GTATTTTCCTTTTGAGGAAGACAACCACAGGCTGGTGAGGGAGATCGGTAATGTTACAGATGGATTGGAGATCACGTTCCAGTTTGCTATTAAAGCAGACAAAGTGGACA CCTTCCTGAGAAAGGACAGAGTGCCCttccagctgcagctgtcttTCAAGACTCGAGACTTAAAGAAAGTGACCAGAGTCATCACTCAACAGAAGCGTGTGACCACGAGCAG CTGGGTATGGGCAGGTAGCCTGAACATGTCCGTGCTGGGGGTTCACTGTGCCCAGCTGTGTGCCCGGCTCACCATGGAGGGCAGGATACTGGAGGCCGAGAGGCAGCTCAAAGCACAGCAAGACCTTTTCAAAGACATCAG TCAACAGAAGCCAAGCCCTAAAGAGGAGAGTATCTATGGAAACTGGATCAGTACCATGAGAACGATCTGTAAAGACCTCGCCGTAGACGCACAG GAGGAGAGCAGACCCTCCACCACCTCTACACCAAGCCAAGCATCTGCCAAA GGTTTGTCAGATGAGGCGGCGAATGTGGTGTACCAGATGAAGAGGGCACAAAGCGTGGGTGAGAGTAACCAGAAGAAAGCCCTGTTGGAAAGCTGA